From the Streptomyces syringium genome, one window contains:
- a CDS encoding MFS transporter translates to MTVTTDTTGTTTGARLPTRWLVLAVICLAQLTVVLDNTVLNVAVPSLTRDLDASTADVQWMINAYSLVQAGLLLAGGSAADRYGRKKMLLVGLALFGVGSLAAGLAGSTGELIAARAGMGVGGALLLTTTLAVVMQVFDAEERLRAIGVWAAVNALGFAAGPLLGGVMLAHFWWGAIFLVNLPVVLLGLVAAWALVPESKSAAGQRPDLLGALLSTVGMAAVVFAVVSGPEHGWGTGRVLLPALGGVLVLGAFALWESRIPHPMLDLGFFRDRRFVGAVVGVVLITFGSAGALFLLTQQLQFVHGCTPLEAGLRTAPFALTVVALNFTGISTRLLRRLGLPLAIALGVGTLAGGFAVVGAFPAEGYGVLLTGLVLMGAGCALANPAIAEAIMGAIPPEKAGAGAGVDGTMSELGGSLGVAVLGAVMNSRFTALLPVGLAGAGSLPAALADARTEGERADVLDAFASGLRTGQLAGAAVVLLGGVLAALLLHRAERRKGDA, encoded by the coding sequence AACACCGTCCTGAACGTGGCGGTCCCGTCCCTCACCCGGGATCTGGACGCGAGCACCGCGGACGTCCAGTGGATGATCAACGCGTACTCGCTCGTGCAGGCCGGGCTGCTGCTCGCCGGGGGCAGCGCCGCCGACCGCTACGGCCGCAAGAAAATGCTGCTCGTCGGCCTCGCGCTGTTCGGGGTGGGCTCGCTGGCGGCCGGGTTGGCCGGTTCCACCGGGGAGTTGATCGCGGCCCGTGCGGGCATGGGTGTCGGCGGCGCCTTGCTGCTGACCACCACTCTCGCCGTCGTCATGCAGGTCTTCGACGCCGAGGAGCGGCTGCGGGCGATCGGCGTGTGGGCCGCGGTGAACGCCCTCGGCTTCGCCGCCGGCCCGCTGCTGGGTGGTGTGATGCTCGCCCACTTCTGGTGGGGGGCGATCTTCCTGGTCAACCTCCCGGTGGTGCTGCTCGGCCTCGTCGCGGCCTGGGCGCTGGTGCCCGAGTCGAAGAGCGCGGCCGGGCAGCGGCCCGACCTGCTCGGCGCGCTGCTGTCGACCGTCGGCATGGCCGCGGTCGTCTTCGCGGTCGTCTCGGGGCCCGAGCACGGCTGGGGCACGGGCCGGGTGCTGCTGCCGGCCCTGGGCGGGGTGCTCGTCCTCGGTGCCTTCGCCCTGTGGGAGAGCCGCATCCCGCACCCCATGCTGGACCTCGGTTTCTTCCGGGACCGCCGGTTCGTGGGGGCCGTCGTGGGCGTCGTCCTCATCACCTTCGGCAGCGCCGGTGCGCTCTTCCTGCTCACCCAGCAGCTCCAGTTCGTCCACGGCTGCACACCGCTGGAGGCGGGCCTGCGGACGGCGCCGTTCGCGCTCACCGTCGTCGCCCTGAACTTCACCGGGATCTCGACCCGGCTGCTGCGCCGCCTCGGCCTGCCGCTCGCCATCGCCCTCGGTGTGGGGACGCTGGCGGGCGGGTTCGCGGTCGTCGGTGCCTTCCCCGCGGAGGGCTACGGGGTGCTGCTGACCGGCCTCGTCCTCATGGGCGCGGGGTGCGCGCTCGCCAACCCGGCCATCGCCGAGGCGATCATGGGGGCGATTCCGCCGGAGAAGGCCGGGGCCGGTGCCGGGGTCGACGGCACCATGTCCGAACTCGGCGGCAGCCTCGGGGTGGCCGTCCTGGGCGCCGTCATGAACTCCCGTTTCACCGCCCTGCTCCCGGTGGGCCTCGCCGGCGCGGGATCCCTTCCGGCCGCCCTGGCGGACGCCCGCACGGAAGGCGAGCGGGCGGACGTGCTGGACGCGTTCGCCTCGGGGTTGCGGACCGGCCAGTTGGCGGGCGCGGCCGTGGTGCTCCTCGGCGGAGTTCTCGCGGCGCTGCTCCTGCACCGGGCCGAGCGGCGGAAGGGGGACGCGTAG
- a CDS encoding S26 family signal peptidase, producing MTGGPGPDPGEERTPAASLAPPHPAPPARHTTPGRRPPFVRVATPLLALLTVGTALLLRAGTGPWAVLCGAATVTTGLGLLLAAVAARGFVTVTVRGASMAPAYRDGDRVLVRRGSRPPVVGQVVVAERPAKDGTWAAPPLRPTATAAEVHGRRWLIKRVAAVAGDPVPSAALPGTRVPEGGLVLLGDNRAVSFDSRDVGYFPTCRVLGTVRGRRSA from the coding sequence ATGACGGGGGGACCGGGGCCGGACCCCGGCGAAGAGCGGACACCGGCCGCCTCCCTCGCGCCTCCCCACCCCGCGCCGCCGGCCCGTCACACCACACCCGGGCGCCGCCCGCCGTTCGTACGGGTCGCGACACCGCTGCTCGCTCTCCTGACGGTCGGTACGGCGCTGTTGCTGCGCGCCGGGACGGGGCCGTGGGCGGTGCTCTGCGGAGCGGCGACGGTGACGACGGGCCTGGGGCTGCTCCTCGCCGCGGTGGCCGCGCGCGGATTCGTCACGGTCACCGTACGCGGGGCGAGCATGGCACCCGCCTACCGCGACGGGGACCGGGTCCTGGTGCGCCGCGGCAGCAGGCCCCCGGTCGTGGGGCAGGTGGTCGTGGCCGAGCGGCCGGCGAAGGACGGCACCTGGGCGGCACCGCCCCTGCGGCCCACCGCCACCGCGGCCGAGGTACACGGACGGCGATGGCTGATCAAACGCGTCGCCGCGGTGGCGGGCGACCCGGTGCCGTCGGCCGCCCTGCCCGGCACCCGGGTGCCGGAGGGCGGCCTGGTCCTGCTCGGGGACAACCGGGCGGTCAGCTTCGACTCGCGCGACGTGGGGTACTTCCCGACCTGCCGTGTGCTGGGGACGGTGCGGGGGCGGCGTTCCGCCTAG
- a CDS encoding ABC transporter ATP-binding protein gives MSGPSPQEPGTPAAPGAGLPRERPAGRLPQVGRIVAAGALVAKAAPGTFGAYLALTLGTGALPVATAWLTKLMLDGLSGGASLGRLVGLGTGLAAASVALGVLPQAGQYLRAELGRRVGLLAEDRLFTAVEGFAGLGRFENPRFLDRLRLAQSAGGGTPGQAVDGAIGTARAALTIGGFLGSLFLLSPLMTVLVTAASVPTLLSEIAMARRKARTLWDIGPIERREMFYSELLSSVEAAKEIRLFGIGAFLRYRMLDDRRTANAAKRAVDRREAWVQAGLGLLAGLVSGGGLLWAVTAAHAGTLSAGDVVMFVAAVAGVQGALATLAAEVARSHQALLMFEHYLAVTEAGPDLAVPRQPAHLSPLHRGIELRDVWFRYSEEHPWVLRGVSLRVPHGGVLALVGLNGAGKSTLVKLLCRFYDPDHGAVLWDGVDLRAVDVTELRRRIGAVFQDYMHYDMTAAENIALGDLTALDDRPRIQAAARRAGIHDKLAGLPHGYDTLLSRRFFMESDKDDPETGVVLSGGQRQRLALARAFLRDRRDLMILDEPSAGLDAEAEHEIHTALRAHRGERTSLLISHRLGAVRDADLIAVLDEGRIVEQGPHTTLIDAGGQYARLFALQAAGYRADADGASAGERA, from the coding sequence ATGAGCGGGCCGTCGCCCCAGGAGCCCGGCACCCCGGCCGCACCGGGCGCGGGACTGCCCCGGGAGCGGCCGGCCGGCCGCCTTCCACAGGTAGGACGGATCGTCGCGGCGGGCGCGCTGGTGGCGAAGGCGGCACCCGGCACCTTCGGCGCCTACCTGGCGCTCACACTCGGGACGGGCGCGCTCCCGGTGGCCACCGCGTGGCTGACCAAGCTGATGCTGGACGGCCTGAGCGGTGGCGCCTCCCTGGGGCGGCTGGTCGGCCTGGGCACCGGCCTCGCCGCGGCGAGTGTCGCCCTCGGGGTCCTGCCGCAGGCCGGCCAGTACCTGCGCGCGGAACTCGGCCGCAGGGTGGGGCTGCTCGCCGAGGACCGGTTGTTCACGGCGGTGGAGGGCTTCGCCGGCCTGGGACGGTTCGAGAACCCCCGCTTCCTGGACCGGCTGAGGCTCGCGCAGAGCGCCGGCGGGGGCACCCCCGGTCAAGCCGTCGACGGCGCCATCGGCACGGCCCGGGCGGCCCTGACGATCGGGGGGTTCCTCGGATCGCTGTTCCTGCTCAGCCCGTTGATGACCGTGCTGGTGACGGCGGCCTCGGTGCCCACCCTGCTGTCCGAGATCGCGATGGCCCGGCGCAAGGCGCGAACGCTCTGGGACATCGGCCCGATCGAACGCAGGGAGATGTTCTACAGCGAGCTGCTGTCCAGCGTGGAGGCGGCCAAGGAGATACGGCTGTTCGGCATCGGCGCCTTCCTGCGGTACCGGATGCTCGACGACCGCCGTACCGCCAACGCCGCGAAACGGGCGGTGGACCGGCGCGAGGCATGGGTCCAGGCGGGGCTGGGACTGCTCGCCGGGCTCGTCTCCGGCGGCGGCCTGCTCTGGGCGGTGACGGCCGCGCACGCCGGGACCCTCTCGGCGGGCGACGTCGTGATGTTCGTGGCCGCGGTCGCCGGAGTGCAGGGCGCGCTGGCCACCCTGGCCGCCGAAGTCGCCCGGTCGCACCAGGCATTGCTGATGTTCGAGCACTATCTCGCCGTGACGGAGGCCGGACCGGATCTGGCCGTACCCCGGCAACCCGCGCACCTGTCGCCCCTGCACCGAGGCATCGAACTACGGGACGTCTGGTTCCGCTACTCCGAGGAACACCCGTGGGTGCTGCGGGGCGTCAGCCTGCGCGTCCCGCACGGAGGAGTACTCGCCCTCGTCGGGCTGAACGGCGCCGGGAAGTCCACCCTGGTGAAGCTGTTGTGCCGGTTCTACGACCCCGACCACGGTGCCGTGCTGTGGGACGGTGTGGACCTCCGCGCCGTCGACGTGACGGAGCTGCGACGGAGGATCGGCGCGGTGTTCCAGGACTACATGCACTACGACATGACGGCGGCGGAGAACATCGCCCTCGGCGATCTGACGGCCCTCGACGACCGCCCGCGTATCCAGGCCGCCGCCCGGCGGGCGGGCATCCACGACAAGCTCGCCGGACTGCCGCACGGATACGACACGCTGCTGTCGAGGCGGTTCTTCATGGAATCCGACAAGGACGATCCGGAGACCGGCGTCGTCCTCTCCGGCGGACAGCGCCAACGGCTCGCGCTCGCCCGGGCGTTCCTGCGCGACCGACGCGACCTGATGATCCTCGACGAGCCCTCGGCGGGGCTCGACGCCGAGGCCGAGCACGAGATCCACACCGCGCTGCGCGCCCATCGGGGCGAGCGGACCAGTCTGCTCATCTCGCACCGGCTCGGGGCGGTACGCGACGCCGACCTCATCGCCGTACTGGACGAGGGACGGATCGTCGAACAGGGCCCGCACACCACGCTGATCGACGCGGGCGGGCAGTACGCGCGCCTGTTCGCCCTGCAGGCCGCCGGCTACCGGGCCGACGCCGACGGCGCATCCGCCGGGGAGCGCGCATGA
- a CDS encoding redoxin domain-containing protein, which yields MPVMIAAVVLVGALCTLDLILTLGVIKRLREHTALLSEVSDNMPGRPPVLAVGAEIGEFTAVTVDGEVLTRESLAGDTLVAFFSPNCEPCQEMLPKFVAHARATDGGRERVLAVVVGATDRAAGQVAELSPVARVVVEGSDTALTSAFEIKGFPALFRVAPDGAGRPVIADNRVQLPATPTVVA from the coding sequence ATGCCCGTCATGATCGCGGCAGTGGTGCTGGTGGGGGCGCTCTGCACGCTGGACCTGATCCTTACGCTGGGTGTGATCAAGCGGCTGCGGGAACACACCGCGCTGTTGTCCGAGGTGTCCGACAACATGCCGGGCAGACCCCCCGTCCTCGCGGTGGGCGCGGAGATCGGTGAGTTCACCGCCGTCACCGTCGACGGCGAGGTGCTGACCCGTGAATCGCTGGCCGGTGACACCTTGGTGGCGTTCTTCTCGCCCAACTGCGAGCCGTGCCAGGAGATGCTGCCGAAGTTCGTCGCCCACGCGCGCGCGACGGACGGCGGCCGGGAGCGGGTGCTGGCCGTGGTGGTCGGCGCCACCGACCGTGCCGCGGGGCAGGTCGCCGAGCTGAGCCCGGTGGCCCGGGTCGTGGTCGAGGGCAGTGACACCGCGCTGACCTCGGCGTTCGAGATCAAGGGGTTCCCGGCGCTGTTCAGGGTGGCCCCGGACGGCGCCGGCCGGCCCGTCATCGCGGACAACCGCGTACAACTGCCGGCCACTCCCACCGTGGTGGCATGA
- a CDS encoding MauE/DoxX family redox-associated membrane protein, protein MGYVALGIRALIGVVFLASSIGKVSGRGAFGRFVSSVGDMRVVPRHRARAVARTVVCAEFAVWPALTAPVPAVAVAGFAVAAGLLTVFAAGIALSTRRGARTPCRCFGVTASPLGPRHIVRNLVLTALAVIGAATVLGSGPARPAETGGAVVAVSAGLLLGALVAVLDDVLDLFRPVGRASGPARGR, encoded by the coding sequence GTGGGGTATGTGGCGCTCGGGATCCGCGCTCTGATCGGGGTGGTGTTCCTCGCCTCGTCGATCGGCAAAGTGTCCGGGCGGGGAGCCTTCGGCCGGTTCGTCTCCTCGGTGGGAGACATGCGGGTGGTGCCACGGCACCGGGCCCGCGCGGTGGCGCGCACGGTGGTGTGCGCCGAGTTCGCCGTGTGGCCGGCGCTCACGGCCCCGGTGCCGGCCGTCGCCGTGGCGGGGTTCGCGGTCGCCGCCGGACTGCTGACGGTGTTCGCCGCCGGTATCGCCCTCTCGACGCGGCGTGGTGCGCGGACGCCCTGCCGCTGTTTCGGGGTGACCGCGAGCCCGCTCGGACCGCGGCACATCGTCCGCAATCTCGTTCTCACCGCGCTGGCGGTCATCGGCGCGGCCACCGTGCTCGGCTCCGGACCGGCACGACCGGCCGAGACGGGCGGCGCGGTCGTGGCGGTGTCCGCCGGTCTGCTGCTGGGCGCGCTGGTGGCGGTGCTCGACGACGTTCTCGACCTGTTCCGGCCCGTGGGCCGGGCCTCGGGCCCTGCTCGCGGCCGATGA